From a single Stomoxys calcitrans chromosome 4, idStoCalc2.1, whole genome shotgun sequence genomic region:
- the LOC106095146 gene encoding D-aspartate oxidase, with protein sequence MRVAILGGGINGFSCAVRIQEHFQQRNQPIEVTVLSEDFSPNTTGDGSAGLWGPYLLGKTPASSVNKWSKGMHDFLQELWLSEDAGEAGICLIPVIRVTTTDTPVADFWRDIVYGCQEVPQKLLDEYNANRDKKFKSGLHFVTYTSEPRKLLPYLMKRFEKRGGHIVKQKIESLTEFCENTNYEVIVNCTGLGSFKLLGDEKMYPVRGQVSRVRAPWLYYVLLDESDDGNYIIPNMDSVVLGGTHQENDFNISVCPNDKKFIVEGCNQLVPPLEKATHMFDWVGQRPGRPNLRLESEQFDKQLVIHNYGHGGSGVTLAWGCASEVLDILEKAMEKLHQQKSKL encoded by the exons ATGCGTGTGGCTATTTTGGGAGGAGGTATTAATGGTTTCAGTTGTGCTGTAAGAATTCAAGAACACTTTCAGCAACGCAATCAACCCATTGAGGTGACAGTGTTGTCCGAAGATTTTTCACCAAACACCACGGGAGATGGTTCGGCTGGTTTGTGGGGACCTTATTTGTTGGGCAAAACACCCGCTAGCAGTGTTAA CAAATGGTCCAAGGGAATGCATGATTTTTTACAAGAACTATGGTTGTCTGAAGATGCCGGCGAGGCTGGCATTTGTTTGATTCCAGTCATACGTGTGACTACAACTGATACGCCGGTTGCTGATTTCTGGCGAGATATTGTGTATGGCTGTCAAGAGGTTCCCCAAAAACTGCTTGATGAGTATAATGCCAATAGAGACAAGAAATTTAA ATCTGGTTTACATTTTGTCACCTATACCTCAGAACCACGAAAACTGTTGCCCTATCTCATGAAACGTTTTGAGAAGCGTGGAGGCCATATTGTCAAGCAGAAAATTGAAAGCCTTACGGAATTTTGCGAAAATACAAACTATGAGGTGATTGTCAATTGTACAGGACTGGGATCTTTCAAATTGCTGGGGGATGAGAAAATGTATCCGGTGCGTGGTCAAGTGAGTAGAGTAAGGGCTCCATGGTTGTACTATGTGTTGCTGGATGAGAGTGATGATGGAAACTATATTATACCCAA CATGGACTCTGTGGTTCTGGGAGGAACCCATCAGGaaaatgattttaatatttCAGTATGTCCCAATGATAAGAAATTCATAGTAGAAGGTTGTAATCAGTTAGTGCCTCCCCTGGAAAAGGCCACCCATATGTTTGATTGGGTGGGACAAAGGCCGGGAAGACCCAATTTGCGTTTAGAGTCAGAGCAATTTG ATAAGCAATTGGTTATTCATAACTATGGCCATGGTGGCAGTGGTGTTACTCTAGCCTGGGGTTGTGCCTCTGAGGTATTGGATATATTGGAAAAGGCCATGGAGAAATTACAtcaacaaaaatcgaaattatAA